In one Oncorhynchus masou masou isolate Uvic2021 chromosome 23, UVic_Omas_1.1, whole genome shotgun sequence genomic region, the following are encoded:
- the LOC135510483 gene encoding NEDD8, with amino-acid sequence MLIKVKTLTGKEIEIDIEPTDKVERIKERVEEKEGIPPQQQRLIYSGKQMNDEKTAADYKIQGGSVLHLVLALRGGEVLHCPTSLLLAL; translated from the exons ATGTTGATTAAAGTCAAG ACCCTCACAGGGAAGGAAATTGAGATTGACATAGAGCCCACAGAcaag GTGGAGCGGATCAAGGAgcgagtggaggagaaagaggggatcCCTCCTCAACAGCAGAGGTTGATCTACAGCGGGAAACAGAT GAACGATGAAAAGACAGCGGCAGACTACAAGATCCAGGGAGGTTCTGTACTACATCTGGTCCTGGcactgagaggaggggaggtccTCCACTGTCCCACGAGCCTTCTGCTCGCCTTGTAA
- the LOC135510484 gene encoding GMP reductase 2-like isoform X1 → MPRIENDIKLDFKDVLLRPKRSTLKSRSEVDLMRSYTFRNSKGSYRGIPIVAANMDTVGTFEMALALSKFTLFTAIHKHYSVDDWKEFATKNQECVQSVAVSTGTGEGDFDRLGEILAAVPQLQYICVDVANGYSEHFVHFVKDVRQKYPTHTIMAGNVVTGEMVEELILAGADIIKVGIGPGSVCTTRKKTGVGYPQLSAVIECADAAHGLGGHIISDGGCTCPGDVSKAFGAGADFVMLGGMLAGHSESGGEVIEKNGKKYKLFYGMSSDTAMKRHAGGVAEYRASEGKTVEVVYKGPVDVTIRDVLGGVRSTCTYVGAGKLKELSRRTTFIRVTQQLNTVFGNDN, encoded by the exons ATGCCTCGCATTGAGAATGACATCAAGTTGGACTTCAAGGATGTGCTCCTCCGTCCGAAACGAAGCACACTCAAGTCCCGTAGTGAG GTGGACCTGATGAGAAGTTACACCTTCAGGAACTCCAAGGGAAGCTACAGAGGAATCCCCATAGTTGCAGCCAACATGGACACCGTTGGCACCTTCGAGATGGCCCTGGCGTTATCCAAG tTCACTCTCTTCACTGCCATTCACAAACACTATTCAGTAGATGACTGGAAGGAGTTTGCAACAAAGAATCAAGaatgtgtacag agtgtgGCAGTCAGCACAGGGACAGGTGAAGGGGACTTTGACAGACTGGGTGAGATCCTAGCCGCTGTGCCTCAGCTGCAGTACATCTGTGTGGATGTGGCCAATGGCTACTCAGAGCACTTTGTCCACTTTGTCAAAGACGTGCGTCAGAAGTACCCAACACACACCATCATG GCAGGGAATGTGGTTACCGGGGAGATGGTGGAGGAGCTGATCCTCGCCGGCGCTGACATCATCAAAGTGGGCATTGGACCAG ggtctgtgtGCACCACCCGTAAGAAGACCGGGGTGGGCTATCCCCAGCTGAGCGCTGTGATCGAGTGTGCAGATGCTGCCCACGGCCTGGGTGGACACATCATCTCT GATGGTGGGTGCACTTGCCCTGGTGACGTCTCCAAGGCTTTTG GCGCGGGGGCGGACTTTGTGATGCTGGGTGGAATGCTGGCCGGCCACTCAGAGAGCGGGGGCGAGGTCATCGAGAAGAACGGGAAGAAGTACAAGCTGTTCTACGGCATGAGCTCCGACACGGCCATGAAGAGACACGCCGGGGGCGTGGCCGAGTACAG GGCATCTGAGGGGAAGACGGTGGAGGTGGTCTACAAGGGTCCCGTGGACGTAACCATACGCGACGTCCTGGGTGGGGTCCGCTCCACCTGCACCTACGTGGGCGCAGGGAAGCTCAAGGAGCTCAGCCGCAGGACCACCTTCATCAGGGTCACCCAGCAGCTCAACACCGTCTTTGGGAACGATAACTAG
- the LOC135510484 gene encoding GMP reductase 2-like isoform X2 produces MALALSKFTLFTAIHKHYSVDDWKEFATKNQECVQSVAVSTGTGEGDFDRLGEILAAVPQLQYICVDVANGYSEHFVHFVKDVRQKYPTHTIMAGNVVTGEMVEELILAGADIIKVGIGPGSVCTTRKKTGVGYPQLSAVIECADAAHGLGGHIISDGGCTCPGDVSKAFGAGADFVMLGGMLAGHSESGGEVIEKNGKKYKLFYGMSSDTAMKRHAGGVAEYRASEGKTVEVVYKGPVDVTIRDVLGGVRSTCTYVGAGKLKELSRRTTFIRVTQQLNTVFGNDN; encoded by the exons ATGGCCCTGGCGTTATCCAAG tTCACTCTCTTCACTGCCATTCACAAACACTATTCAGTAGATGACTGGAAGGAGTTTGCAACAAAGAATCAAGaatgtgtacag agtgtgGCAGTCAGCACAGGGACAGGTGAAGGGGACTTTGACAGACTGGGTGAGATCCTAGCCGCTGTGCCTCAGCTGCAGTACATCTGTGTGGATGTGGCCAATGGCTACTCAGAGCACTTTGTCCACTTTGTCAAAGACGTGCGTCAGAAGTACCCAACACACACCATCATG GCAGGGAATGTGGTTACCGGGGAGATGGTGGAGGAGCTGATCCTCGCCGGCGCTGACATCATCAAAGTGGGCATTGGACCAG ggtctgtgtGCACCACCCGTAAGAAGACCGGGGTGGGCTATCCCCAGCTGAGCGCTGTGATCGAGTGTGCAGATGCTGCCCACGGCCTGGGTGGACACATCATCTCT GATGGTGGGTGCACTTGCCCTGGTGACGTCTCCAAGGCTTTTG GCGCGGGGGCGGACTTTGTGATGCTGGGTGGAATGCTGGCCGGCCACTCAGAGAGCGGGGGCGAGGTCATCGAGAAGAACGGGAAGAAGTACAAGCTGTTCTACGGCATGAGCTCCGACACGGCCATGAAGAGACACGCCGGGGGCGTGGCCGAGTACAG GGCATCTGAGGGGAAGACGGTGGAGGTGGTCTACAAGGGTCCCGTGGACGTAACCATACGCGACGTCCTGGGTGGGGTCCGCTCCACCTGCACCTACGTGGGCGCAGGGAAGCTCAAGGAGCTCAGCCGCAGGACCACCTTCATCAGGGTCACCCAGCAGCTCAACACCGTCTTTGGGAACGATAACTAG